A stretch of Deltaproteobacteria bacterium CG2_30_66_27 DNA encodes these proteins:
- a CDS encoding transcription-repair coupling factor, whose protein sequence is MPLTLPRLSFEHVALALAKRGTAPCVQWMRIPPGARSFLSARLFERLGRTLLYLCAGEKEAEEASRELTAYLGPDAVLPFPSVDAAPYEPVAPHLPAVHDRMRALHRLLSGPPAVVVAPIAAAAEKTFPPEVFVDAFVAVSPGDTLDVDAFAARLVTLGYARLPAAVDPGDFAVRGGIVDVYSPAHPLPARLLLDADVVESLRWFHPATQRTVAAGALPDGEPGDGERLVILPCSQVITRDDRLSAACDGRDDRPWSDLLRQGIRFHGADALLPFLYGSAAPVFSYLPADAFVVAVDSVECVAAVRNTFEEAEKNFVVAGEEEGYPEPSGLVMPGAELVAALSGVPMLAFDGIEVPPFGRKEPLRGDGGVDGNEEIRRSTATASSEGLLYPLAEEAKAWWKRGDRFVVSSLSPSQVDRMEDFLSRYAVPLTRVDTLREALSRDRGVFLCTSEVTRGFRVPELRAAIVTESEIFGEKARARRPRKERIAVPEEFSLADLRVNDPAVHVDHGIGIYRGLLRRAAAGTEGDYLVLEYAGGDRLFVPVEKMSRVQRYVASEEGRAQLSRLGGTAWQRAKRKVRDDLLAMAQELVDLQAKRQLAEKTPVPPPDAVFREFEAAFPHEETPDQEQVIREVLSDLSSSRPMDRLVCGDVGYGKTEVAIRAAFQVVMAGKQAAVLVPTTLLAEQHYQTFTHRLAGYPVRVANLSRFRARKDLAAVVKGVANGTVDVVIGTHRLLQRDVTFRNLGLVVIDEEQRFGVAHKERLKRMRAAVDVLTLSATPIPRTLHMAFSGIRDVSLIATPPEDRLSIRTFVVPFSGETIREAVDREIRRGGQVFFVHNRVQTLPAMERYLRELLPDARIAVGHGQMDEETLSVAMVDFAARRVDILLCTAIIEAGLDLPNANTILVNHAHRFGLAQLYQLRGRVGRDRHRAYAYFLVPKDVSLTKDATKRLSALEELTELGSGFRIASHDLEIRGAGNLLGRDQSGRIHQVGYELYTQLLSETVAEISGIAAAQEEEPELELRVPAFLPDDYIAEAGERLEFYRKLSSAKTVDAADEIEMALLDRFGRLPVPARALCDLARMRAAMRAAGVAELKRGDGSLFLTLSAHSPFDRAKLVSWVTRERKTFSFVRGEILAMRLPGQDHAEILAAAKNLLNRFGPGSSI, encoded by the coding sequence ATGCCCCTCACCCTCCCCAGGCTCTCGTTCGAGCACGTCGCCCTCGCCCTCGCGAAGCGGGGGACCGCCCCCTGTGTCCAGTGGATGCGGATCCCGCCCGGGGCGCGGTCGTTCCTCTCGGCCCGGCTCTTCGAGCGGCTCGGGCGCACGCTCCTGTACCTGTGCGCCGGAGAGAAGGAAGCGGAGGAGGCGTCGCGGGAACTGACCGCCTATCTTGGCCCGGACGCCGTCCTCCCGTTCCCTTCCGTCGATGCGGCGCCGTACGAGCCGGTCGCCCCGCACCTCCCCGCGGTACACGACCGGATGCGCGCGCTCCACCGGCTCCTTTCCGGGCCCCCCGCCGTGGTCGTCGCCCCGATCGCGGCGGCGGCGGAGAAAACCTTCCCCCCGGAGGTCTTCGTCGACGCGTTCGTCGCGGTATCCCCGGGGGACACGCTCGACGTCGACGCGTTCGCCGCGCGCCTGGTCACCCTTGGCTACGCCCGCCTTCCCGCGGCGGTCGACCCGGGGGATTTCGCGGTGCGCGGGGGGATCGTCGACGTGTACAGCCCGGCCCATCCGCTTCCGGCGCGGCTCCTGCTGGACGCCGACGTCGTCGAGTCGCTGCGGTGGTTCCACCCGGCGACGCAGCGCACGGTGGCGGCGGGAGCGCTGCCGGACGGGGAGCCGGGGGACGGGGAACGGCTCGTGATCCTTCCGTGCTCGCAGGTGATCACGCGGGACGACCGCCTGTCGGCGGCGTGCGACGGGCGCGACGACCGCCCGTGGTCCGACCTCCTTCGCCAGGGGATCCGGTTCCATGGCGCGGACGCGCTCCTGCCGTTCCTTTATGGCAGCGCCGCCCCGGTCTTTTCGTACCTTCCCGCGGACGCCTTCGTCGTGGCGGTCGATTCCGTGGAATGCGTCGCCGCCGTCCGGAACACCTTCGAGGAGGCGGAGAAGAATTTCGTCGTCGCGGGGGAGGAGGAGGGGTACCCGGAGCCGTCCGGGCTGGTCATGCCGGGAGCCGAACTGGTCGCCGCGCTCTCCGGCGTCCCGATGCTCGCCTTCGACGGGATCGAGGTCCCCCCCTTCGGGCGGAAGGAGCCGCTCCGGGGGGACGGGGGGGTGGACGGGAACGAGGAGATCCGCCGCAGCACCGCGACCGCCTCCTCGGAAGGGCTCCTCTACCCGCTGGCCGAGGAGGCGAAGGCGTGGTGGAAGCGGGGGGACCGGTTCGTCGTCAGCTCCCTTTCCCCGTCGCAGGTGGACCGGATGGAGGATTTCCTCTCCCGGTACGCCGTGCCGCTCACCCGGGTCGACACGCTGCGCGAGGCGCTCTCCCGGGACCGGGGGGTCTTCCTGTGCACGTCGGAGGTCACCCGGGGCTTCCGCGTGCCGGAGCTTCGCGCCGCGATCGTCACCGAGAGCGAGATCTTCGGGGAGAAGGCCCGGGCCCGCCGCCCGAGGAAGGAGCGGATCGCCGTCCCCGAGGAGTTCTCGCTCGCGGACCTGCGGGTGAACGATCCGGCGGTCCACGTGGATCACGGCATCGGGATCTACCGGGGGCTCCTGCGGCGCGCGGCCGCCGGAACGGAGGGGGACTACCTCGTCCTCGAGTACGCCGGGGGCGACCGGCTGTTCGTCCCCGTGGAGAAGATGTCCAGGGTGCAGCGGTACGTGGCGTCGGAGGAGGGGCGCGCGCAGCTGTCGCGACTGGGGGGGACGGCGTGGCAGCGCGCCAAACGGAAGGTGCGGGACGACCTGCTCGCGATGGCCCAGGAGCTGGTGGACCTGCAGGCGAAGCGCCAGCTGGCCGAGAAGACCCCCGTTCCCCCGCCCGACGCGGTCTTCCGGGAATTCGAGGCGGCGTTCCCCCACGAGGAGACGCCGGACCAGGAGCAGGTGATCCGCGAGGTGCTGTCCGACCTCTCCTCCTCCCGCCCGATGGACCGGCTCGTCTGCGGCGACGTGGGGTACGGCAAGACCGAGGTGGCGATCCGCGCGGCGTTCCAGGTGGTGATGGCGGGGAAGCAGGCGGCGGTGCTGGTCCCCACGACCCTCCTGGCCGAGCAGCATTACCAGACGTTCACGCACCGCCTCGCGGGGTATCCCGTGCGGGTGGCGAACCTGTCCCGGTTCCGCGCCCGGAAGGACTTGGCGGCGGTTGTGAAAGGGGTGGCGAACGGCACGGTGGACGTCGTCATCGGCACGCACCGGCTGCTGCAGAGGGACGTCACGTTCAGGAATCTCGGGCTCGTGGTGATCGACGAGGAGCAGCGGTTCGGGGTGGCGCACAAGGAACGATTGAAGAGGATGCGCGCCGCCGTCGACGTGCTGACGCTGTCGGCCACGCCGATCCCGCGCACGCTGCACATGGCGTTCTCCGGGATCCGGGACGTGAGCCTGATCGCCACCCCCCCCGAGGACCGCCTCTCGATCCGCACCTTCGTCGTCCCCTTCTCGGGCGAGACGATCCGCGAGGCGGTGGATCGGGAGATCCGCCGGGGCGGACAGGTCTTCTTCGTGCACAACCGGGTGCAGACCCTCCCCGCGATGGAGCGGTACCTGCGCGAGCTGCTCCCCGACGCGCGGATCGCCGTGGGGCACGGACAGATGGACGAGGAGACCCTTTCCGTCGCCATGGTCGACTTCGCGGCGCGGCGCGTCGACATCCTCCTGTGCACCGCGATCATCGAGGCCGGGCTCGATCTTCCCAACGCGAACACGATCCTCGTGAACCACGCGCACCGGTTCGGGCTGGCCCAGCTGTACCAGCTCCGGGGCCGCGTGGGGCGCGACCGCCACCGGGCGTACGCGTATTTCCTCGTTCCGAAGGACGTCTCTCTTACGAAAGACGCCACGAAGCGCCTTTCCGCGCTCGAGGAGCTCACCGAGCTCGGCTCGGGGTTCCGGATCGCCTCCCACGACCTCGAGATCCGGGGCGCGGGGAATCTTCTGGGGAGGGACCAGTCGGGGCGGATCCACCAGGTGGGATACGAGCTGTACACGCAGCTGCTCTCCGAGACGGTGGCGGAGATCTCGGGGATCGCCGCCGCCCAGGAGGAGGAGCCGGAACTGGAGCTGCGCGTCCCGGCGTTCCTTCCGGACGACTACATCGCCGAGGCCGGGGAGCGCCTGGAGTTCTACCGGAAGCTGTCGTCGGCGAAGACGGTGGACGCCGCGGACGAGATCGAGATGGCGCTGCTGGACCGGTTCGGCCGGCTTCCCGTCCCCGCCCGCGCGCTGTGCGACCTGGCGCGGATGCGCGCCGCGATGCGCGCCGCGGGAGTGGCGGAGCTCAAGCGCGGGGACGGCTCCCTGTTCCTCACCCTCTCCGCCCACTCCCCGTTCGACCGGGCGAAACTGGTCTCCTGGGTGACGCGGGAGCGGAAGACCTTCTCCTTCGTTCGCGGGGAGATCCTCGCGATGCGCCTTCCCGGGCAGGATCACGCGGAGATCCTGGCGGCGGCGAAAAACCTGTTGAACCGGTTCGGACCGGGCAGTAGCATATGA
- a CDS encoding quinolinate synthase, producing the protein MRKELPALKAEIRKLLKERNAILLAHNYQRDEVQEIADITGDSLGLSQEAAKTPADVIVFCGVHFMAESAAILSPEKTVLLPREDAGCPMADMITGPDLVAYRGAHPGAVVVTYVNSTAEVKALSDVCCTSGNAVNVVKSIPAGKEIFMVPDRNLAQWVAKVSGRPLTWWDGYCPTHERLTVDATVKAKEAHPDAVLVVHPECPPAVVAMADAVLSTAGMYAWCRRSPAKEFIVGTEMGILYRLRKENPGKRFHIASRALLCPNMKLTTLEDVRDALVSLSPVITVPEAVRVRAKAALDAMLAVPRDAA; encoded by the coding sequence ATGCGGAAGGAACTGCCGGCGCTCAAGGCCGAGATCAGGAAGCTGCTGAAAGAGCGCAACGCGATCCTGCTGGCGCACAACTACCAGCGGGACGAGGTGCAGGAGATCGCCGATATCACGGGCGACTCGCTGGGGCTCTCGCAGGAGGCGGCGAAAACGCCGGCGGACGTGATCGTCTTCTGCGGCGTCCACTTCATGGCGGAGAGCGCGGCGATCCTCTCGCCGGAAAAGACCGTCCTGCTGCCGCGCGAGGACGCGGGGTGCCCGATGGCGGACATGATCACCGGGCCCGACCTCGTGGCGTACCGGGGAGCGCATCCCGGCGCGGTCGTCGTGACGTACGTCAACTCCACCGCGGAGGTGAAGGCCCTCTCCGACGTCTGCTGCACCTCGGGCAACGCGGTGAACGTGGTGAAGTCGATCCCGGCGGGGAAGGAGATCTTCATGGTCCCCGACCGGAACCTCGCGCAGTGGGTGGCGAAGGTGTCGGGCCGCCCGCTCACGTGGTGGGACGGCTACTGCCCGACCCACGAGCGGCTGACCGTCGACGCCACGGTGAAGGCGAAGGAGGCCCACCCCGACGCCGTGCTCGTGGTCCACCCCGAGTGCCCGCCCGCGGTGGTGGCGATGGCGGACGCGGTCCTCTCCACGGCGGGGATGTACGCCTGGTGCCGGCGCTCCCCGGCGAAGGAGTTCATCGTCGGCACGGAGATGGGGATCCTCTACCGGCTCCGGAAGGAGAACCCGGGGAAGCGGTTCCACATCGCCTCGCGCGCCCTCCTGTGCCCGAACATGAAGCTCACGACGCTGGAAGACGTGCGGGACGCGCTCGTCTCCCTCTCGCCCGTCATCACCGTGCCGGAAGCGGTGCGGGTCCGTGCGAAGGCGGCCCTCGACGCGATGCTCGCCGTTCCCCGCGACGCCGCGTAA